The Henckelia pumila isolate YLH828 chromosome 2, ASM3356847v2, whole genome shotgun sequence genome includes a window with the following:
- the LOC140882525 gene encoding aquaporin TIP1-1-like — MPASSEYFNAPLRHVAIGNRDEFRQPGAIKGAVAEFISTLIFVFAGSGSGMAYNKLTGYAPGSPAGLISAAIAHAFGLFVAVSVAANISGGHVNPAVTFGLFVGGNISLIRGVLYILAQLLGSVIACLLLSFCTGWTLAPAFALTEGLSVWSALVLEIVMTFGLVYTVYATAVDPKKGEIGIVAPIAIGFIVGANILAGGAFTGAAMNPAVAFGPALVGWAWAHHWVYWAGPIIGGGLAGVVYEMFFISRTHEPLPDF; from the exons ATGCCGGCCTCCAGCGAATACTTCAACGCCCCCCTCCGCCACGTCGCCATCGGAAACCGCGATGAATTCCGGCAGCCAGGTGCCATTAAGGGGGCGGTGGCCGAGTTCATCAGCACGCTCATCTTCGTCTTCGCCGGCTCCGGATCTGGAATGGCTTACAATAAGCTGACTGGGTACGCACCGGGGTCTCCCGCAGGCCTCATCTCCGCAGCGATAGCCCATGCTTTCGGCTTGTTCGTGGCCGTCTCCGTCGCCGCCAATATCTCCGGCGGACACGTCAACCCGGCCGTCACTTTCGGGCTGTTTGTTGGCGGCAACATCAGTCTAATACGTGGCGTGCTTTACATTTTAGCTCAGTTGCTTGGATCTGTCATCGCTTGCCTGCTCCTCTCCTTCTGCACTGGATGGACT CTAGCGCCTGCGTTTGCTCTCACAGAAGGGTTATCCGTATGGAGTGCTCTGGTTTTGGAGATTGTGATGACATTTGGTCTAGTATACACTGTTTACGCCACCGCGGTGGACCCCAAGAAAGGCGAAATCGGAATCGTGGCACCCATCGCGATCGGGTTCATAGTCGGAGCCAACATCCTCGCCGGAGGGGCTTTCACTGGAGCAGCCATGAACCCTGCAGTGGCATTTGGCCCAGCTTTGGTCGGCTGGGCTTGGGCCCACCATTGGGTTTACTGGGCCGGCCCTATCATCGGTGGCGGACTCGCCGGAGTTGTGTATGAGATGTTCTTCATCAGCCGCACGCACGAGCCGTTGCCCGATTTCTGA